Proteins from a single region of Lasioglossum baleicum chromosome 1, iyLasBale1, whole genome shotgun sequence:
- the Nocte gene encoding no circadian temperature entrainment isoform X4: protein MSTLSGLASKGEKGKSKFQSLDINSLYRECRGESLEQQQQKNTLPRKHGMQSLGKVPSARRPPANLPSLKSEHSSSDPAVSLVPSGGSGWATTKDTTTTTTTITTTTTTTSPDTTASNSSPAQCVAGTPAPASLHPLLPGQQTISQSSYSSDANIKSSWSAIMSRSGDGGASAGQQHIQQQQSTNRELSAQYGPGPSLRPQTEGSWIQGGSRTASGAGLGTAGPGTGTTSGVQGPPLNTAVSGGGHVDVSGGRQNLVQSPNMAMAQGGPHNAPNSQSALNSGAQIGPNLHHYRGFIPPFMYRGNFPGGFPSQFPSNTGPSGPRPRFNYPAERFPAPPPRQQEREQRVPEEEIVTRPIIKEEDLTRMDDISRDAGWAEQDDIDYNKKLTFSDDETDSEPMKKDEKKDNTEEKTEETLAEDRDNKTRDNRDIHDNRESKESREQPVHRTWTHSSLPRDYRGSNGSSSYNNNQSQLHLAHTLRGVEDDEGWNEKRRVVRVEVASVTERAQQRKEEVEKMYEESSRQAAAKKQQDVEQKLKEKQSIEPKSLISVPPVPIPVPEWERERENRDRERSCAGSSEGKGGDDKPLARESRENRDAPKYSRDSRDQLMSDFRQVDRQSFMRQQDGVRSERERDRERERERERERERERERDRDRDRDRDRDRDRDRDRDRDRDRDQRDARDREHMPSFSRSFQCNLPPRFQKQQAERSNAGFNRISPSTERSSAQTVSFSGQYEPSRWLHSHSSLIDNSLKQSHGTVPPQRRSRTDPDISVSMEDERPPSRDYRGSFLREDRYRHSSHRPYDARKPSGGGSGGGGGYSDEYTRNYRDHDYEDRHSRDSWERERYYDDNKDRDSKDNLEARDVRENRDARDSRATRDIRETRERDTKLKKDYDNYLKDSFEERDRDRDRERDRDRDRDRDRVRERERELVERDRERDRDRDRDRERERDRERDRERDRERDRDRDRGERDRDQRERSESVEWREERIMQDRSIDNRRDTQRDDRVERNERPQRPDSRDSRTSRESKTSLREDDSHKLRDCSSWANEVADYEENKRDVYMHEDNRERERDRRQPLGPVTKERIEADELKGEKRNLTQLKRASSEHDKKDSAKESAIEAKKDADVWSWKLERTSDNNRTVDRGDNSPKAWADAVSPTFEKEEEKSLESIKNDKEADELKQNLEKLSLEKRGEGVLLNEDTMADQQAKEEKREKSIRNRTSSGGSNSRARESRGGRQWAGSYGTSYARGGGWRSSESRGRRGVHRTTGRPASARSGSYGHTDSENSGDEISCSTESGKEEKKSARSPKPNQKAEKEERNREVSSREEKRADYSQPQPQLQSQSQAQTQTQPQSQPQPQPQPQPQSQRSEKRTYESKSNHEGFAPSGEPSRHGRGGVRMRSATSTGNRMEGYGPPSSKSPFSCERTGDEKRLERQERQESSSSLRQNPALSTPISEKEPTGLACLQLESTDDKIIAKQQALTAGITGKRAKSPIQQPQQQHQQAQQPCNKQDINHTSNNAVPQKLHARKEESSRSKRTRSASRRGRDNRESRYRGSSSNVSKQNSSDIGNEDWESTSENSEEHVEEHKEVRNSRKQFGTRTNSGGSQNAVGSNVGHPRRNEQPPGGNQREQREKPAKSSNSTSRAPGAEKRNLQNLGFANQKNHASSIPPLMQSTQVQNGRSRSQTSGGGNATILSKSSAKDTTVNRIDEIKLSDPNLVNQALNDMNKKSQIKEKKITLDYEMEPSNCAEDGSSLTEKKSIDSDGFQEVRSKKNVKESRHGQKEETKPLKREKEKDRERDRSKSKANGGGSQTASSLQQVQNVPSLLSQTIPQPASMLQKQHDRRRGPKLAPRFQKQLAKQQQQQMCTSEPNDPSKPSNSSNAYSGKDSSSGGPAPPPSVNAWDKPFTSQLRSTSPSAVSADLPLMAGMSSQNDHSHGHGHGHGHGHVHVHGHGHEINEQTNSGNSSQRNSPNGEKPGSCSAGAGSGGSGSGGVGGTGSGGKTLKEQHSEKNSVPDVSSPPVQTLIFENTNYSKTTKSTPSDLAVKTKFPSHMKNQQQQQRVEKRADLDDESGGGSGGPSGMPQQQQQQQQSLPVAFSNKPNDLMKDKNQEPIQMPLSFNKNEDNADMKLDFTFDSDLSQLTEDKNKSLGMARSMHMATGQSTISPSTAELNLKIASVKKVWENVPPMPTVVEHEDGNVVSSANTFPQAFESADVDDSYSPHQQYNQNNMKSEITTSTNVCKVKPQQQSSGSSSGQSGSTVPGPSPIGAGQSPIGHPPVSLQGPLSPPPFNSTGQPSHINYQEFPQYPASQAAQYGSMSAIPSPPAVLFNTGSGQLPAQAGGLYGTFQLDQSRSPFTQYPPYAPSLQNSFSQQNLYLQQPPPPPPHAPNAPTPEMYQSNLSQYRITAAAAPPFGQNQQLSNNPNTVLISSSSNSLMSASVKPSSQPIGAIGTKAPHFQAPSAPQPNPLTYIPYDPNQVLGVSGSYMGNSQLVQRPGPNVQASANSYYSATSADVFTGSQTGFYQPGGATQQTGTHYGMQGFGQHSQNLATGSATPVGLQNFSSGFLSSSGLQIAAAAAAQQFRNPTGGLPGPANAGPTFLSKHQPQEQPRQLKSPSGNQQDVLASVFSSTPQIPSPKSRNCKQQSSSQQPQPSPTQHHKYQQYQGVSQSALVSSYSNYVLQQNVRGMGMPPRPGIQPSQQRYPPPIQRPVVPFTPGPNPNNPTQQQPNCMPSQQQQQQQPQTQINRHRPNMHQQQQQQQRNMKMQQQYYSTQGNVKMDTTEKTDSHNDKINDNGSGTQQGSTKANVNQQDNDNKEEVNQQNE from the exons ATGTCTACTCTGTCAGGGCTTGCGTCGAAGGGGGAGAAAGGAAAATCCAAGTTCCAATCATTAGACATCAATAGTTTATACAGAGAGTGTAGA GGTGAATCTTTGGAGCAACAGCAGCAAAAGAATACATTACCACGCAAACATGGAATGCAAAGTCTTGGAAAGGTGCCTTCGGCACGGCGACCTCCTGCCAATCTGCCCAGTTTGAAAAGTGAACATAGTAGTAGCGATCCAGCTGTGAGTCTCGTACCAAGCGGAGGAAGTGGTTGGGCTACTACCAaagatacaacaacaacaaccactACCATTACAACCACCACAACTACAACTTCACCGGATACAACTGCT TCAAATTCTTCACCGGCACAATGTGTAGCGGGGACTCCTGCACCAGCATCGCTACATCCTCTACTGCCAGGACAACAAACCATTTCTCAGTCTTCGTACAGTTCCGACGCGAACATCAAATCATCATGGAGCGCAATAATGAGCAGATCAGGAGATg GCGGTGCATCGGCAGGTCAGCAACATATCCAACAACAGCAGTCGACAAATCGGGAATTAAGTGCTCAATACGGACCCGGCCCAAGTTTACGCCCACAAA CGGAAGGAAGTTGGATACAAGGTGGAAGTCGTACGGCCAGTGGTGCAGGGTTGGGAACGGCTGGTCCCGGCACTGGGACCACTTCGGGGGTCCAGGGCCCCCCATTGAATACAGCTGTTTCTGGAGGAGGACATGTCGATGTGTCTGGCGGACGACAGAACTTGGTCCAATCTCCCAACATGGCCATGGCCCAGGGAGGCCCTCATAATGCTCCGAACAGTCAGAGCGCTTTAAACTCTGGCGCTCAAATTGGTCCAAATTTACATCACTACAGAGGATTTATTCCTCCGTTT ATGTATCGGGGAAACTTTCCTGGTGGATTTCCCTCGCAGTTTCCATCGAATACCGGCCCCAGTGGACCCAGACCACGATTTAATTACCCGGCGGAACGATTTCCTGCCCCACCTCCGCGTCAACAGGAACGCGAACAACGTGTTCCCGAGGAAGAGATCGTTACGCGACCAATTATCAAAGAGGAAGATCTTACCCGAATGGATGATATTTCCCGTGATGCCGGTTGGGCAGAACAAGACGACATCGATTATAACAAGAAACTTACTTTTAGCGATGACGAAACCGATTCCGAACCAATGAAGAAAGATGAGAAAAAGGATAATACGGAGGAGAAAACCGAAGAGACTTTAGCGGAAGACAGAGATAATAAAACTCGAGATAACCGTGATATTCACGACAATCGCGAGTCAAAGGAATCCCGAGAACAACCGGTTCATCGTACATGGACTCACAGTTCTTTGCCGCGTGATTATCGTGGGTCCAATGGGTCCAGTAGTTACAACAACAATCAATCACAATTACATTTGGCACACACTTTGAGAG GCGTAGAAGACGATGAAGGATGGAACGAGAAACGACGAGTGGTGAGAGTCGAGGTGGCATCGGTTACCGAACGTGCTCAGCAACGCAAAGAGGAAGTGGAGAAAATGTACGAAGAATCGAGTAGACAAGCGGCGGCCAAGAAACAACAAGACGTCGagcaaaaattgaaagaaaaacaGTCGATCGAACCGAAGAGTTTGATAAGTGTTCCACCGGTTCCGATCCCGGTACCAGAATGGGAACGCGAAAGGGAGAACAGAGATCGGGAACGGTCATGCGCTGGATCTTCTGAGGGGAAAGGTGGAGACGACAAGCCATTGGCCCGCGAATCTCGTGAGAACAGAGATGCTCCAAAGTATAGCAGAGACTCGCGAGACCAGCTGATGTCCGATTTCCGACAAGTCGATCGACAAAGTTTCATGAGGCAACAGGACGGTGTGCGCAGTGAACGGGAAAGAGATCGCGAACGTGAACGTGAACGCGAACGTGAACGCGAAAGAGAACGCGAACGGGACCGTGATCGCGACCGCGACCGTGATCGTGACCGCGATCGTGACCGCGATCGCGATCGTGACCGTGATCGCGATCAGAGAGACGCGAGAGATCGCGAACACATGCCGTCGTTCTCCCGTTCCTTTCAATGCAACTTACCGCCACGATTTCAAAAGCAACAAGCCGAGAGAAGCAACGCTGGATTCAATCGAATTTCACCGAGTACCGAGAGATCGTCTGCCCAGACTGTTTCATTCTCTGGACAATATGAGCCCAGCAGATGGCTTCACAGTCACAGTTCTTTAA TAGATAACAGCTTGAAGCAGTCCCACGGCACCGTTCCGCCCCAACGCCGAAGCAGAACGGATCCCGACATTTCGGTTTCGATGGAGGACGAGCGACCTCCGTCCCGAGATTACCGTGGATCTTTCCTTCGGGAGGATCGGTATCGTCATTCCTCGCATCGGCCTTACGATGCCCGAAAACCAAGCGGTGGCGGCAGCGGCGGCGGTGGTGGCTACAGCGATGAATACACCCGCAATTACAGAGATCACGATTACGAGGACAGACATTCTCGCGATTCCTGGGAACGCGAAAGATACTACGACGATAACAAAGATCGCGATTCAAAGGACAACCTGGAGGCGAGAGACGTCCGAGAGAATCGAGATGCTCGCGACAGTCGCGCTACCAGAGACATCAGGGAAACACGTGAACGAGATACCAAGCTGAAAAAGGATTACGACAATTACTTGAAG GATTCTTTCGAGGAGCGTGATCGCGATCGTGACCGCGAACGTGATCGTGACCGGGACCGGGACCGTGACCGCGTTCGTGAACGAGAGCGTGAACTCGTCGAACGCGATCGTGAACGTGATCGCGATCGTGACCGTGACCGCGAGCGTGAACGCGATCGTGAACGCGACCGTGAACGCGACCGCGAACGTGATCGCGATCGTGACAGGGGAGAACGGGATCGCGATCAGAGGGAAAGATCGgagagcgttgaatggcgggaGGAACGTATCATGCAAGACCGGTCGATTGACAATCGCCGCGACACACAGCGGGACGATCGTGTCGAACGGAACGAGCGGCCGCAGAGACCGGATTCTCGCGACAGTCGCACCTCCAGAGAGTCGAAGACGTCCCTGCGCGAAGACGATTCTCATAAATTGCGCGACTGCAGTTCCTGGGCAAACGAGGTTGCCGATTACGAGGAGAACAAGCGCGACGTTTATATGCACGAGGACAaccgagagagagaacgagatagAAGACAACCCCTCGGACCAGTAACCAAAGAGAGAATCGAGGCGGACGAACTGAAAGGCGAGAAACGTAATTTAACTCAATTGAAACGAGCGAGTTCCGAGCATGATAAGAAGGACTCTGCCAAAGAATCGGCCATCGAGGCGAAGAAGGACGCGGATGTTTGGAGCTGGAAATTAGAAAGGACAAGCGACAACAATCGAACGGTCGATAGAGGCGACAATTCTCCAAAGGCATGGGCAGATGCTGTTTCTCCGACATTCGAGAAGGAAGAGGAGAAAAGCTTGGAAAGTATCAAGAACGATAAGGAGGCCGACGAGCTCAAGCAGAATTTGGAGAAATTGAGCTTGGAGAAAAGAGGGGAAGGTGTATTATTGAACGAGGACACGATGGCGGATCAGCAGGCGAAGGAAGAGAAGCGGGAGAAGAGTATTCGGAATAGAACGAGCAGCGGTGGGTCGAATTCGAGAGCCCGCGAGTCCCGTGGAGGACGTCAATGGGCCGGCAGTTACGGCACGTCGTACGCCAGAGGTGGTGGTTGGCGTAGCTCGGAGTCGAGAGGACGACGAGGTGTGCACAGAACCACCGGCAGGCCAGCTTCGGCTAGAAGCGGCTCCTACGGACACACCGATTCCGAAAACAGCGGCGACGAGATATCCTGCTCGACCGAGTCGGGCAAAGAGGAAAAGAAGTCTGCGAGATCGCCGAAGCCTAATCAAAAAGCGGAAAAGGAGGAGCGGAATCGAGAGGTGTCGAGTCGAGAGGAGAAACGAGCCGATTACTCGCAACCGCAGCCACAGCTACAATCACAGTCTCAAGCTCAAACTCAAACTCAACCGCAGTCTCAACCGCAGCCTCAACCTCAGCCTCAACCGCAGTCGCAACGTAGCGAGAAACGAACCTATGAGAGTAAATCGAACCACGAGGGATTCGCTCCATCTGGGGAACCGTCTCGTCACGGTCGGGGTGGTGTGCGAATGCGAAGCGCTACGAGCACCGGGAATCGCATGGAAGGTTACGGACCGCCCTCCAGTAAGAGTCCTTTTTCCTGCGAACGAACTGGCGACGAGAAGCGGCTAGAACGGCAAGAACGGCAGGAGTCGTCGAGTTCGCTGCGCCAAAATCCAGCTTTGTCGACGCCGATATCCGAAAAAGAGCCGACAGGCCTCGCCTGCTTGCAACTAGAGTCTACCGACGACAAAATCATCGCGAAGCAGCAAGCGCTCACAGCAGGGATCACCGGGAAACGTGCCAAGTCTCCGATTCAACAACCCCAGCAGCAGCATCAACAGGCTCAACAACCCTGTAACAAACAGGATATCAATCACACGAGCAACAATGCCGTTCCGCAGAAGCTGCACGCTCGCAAAGAAGAATCATCACGTTCGAAAAGAACTCGCAGTGCGAGCAGAAGG GGTAGGGATAATCGGGAGTCGCGATATCGCGGCAGCAGCAGCAACGTGTCGAAGCAAAACTCGTCGGACATTGGAAACGAAGACTGGGAGTCGACGTCGGAGAACAGTGAGGAACATGTGGAGGAGCACAAAGAGGTGCGAAACAGCCGCAAACAATTCGGTACACGTACGAATTCCGGCGGCAGCCAGAACGCCGTAGGATCGAACGTGGGACACCCTCGTAGAAACGAGCAGCCACCGGGAGGCAATCAGCGGGAACAGCGAGAAAAGCCCGCAAAGTCTTCCAATTCAACGTCCCGCGCGCCGGGCGCGGAAAAGCGTAACCTGCAGAATTTGGGTTTCGCCAATCAGAAGAATCATGCCAGCAGTATTCCGCCGCTGATGCAGTCCACGCAAGTTCAGAACGGCAGATCGAGAAGTCAGACTTCCGGTGGCGGTAACGCGACGATTTTGAGCAAATCGAGCGCGAAGGACACAACGGTGAACCGCATAGACGAGATCAAGCTGAGCGATCCGAACTTGGTGAACCAAGCTCTGAACGACATGAACAAGAAGTCTCAGATCAAAGAGAAAAAGATAACGCTCGATTACGAAATGGAGCCGAGCAACTGCGCCGAGGATGGCTCGAGCTTAACGGAGAAAAAGTCCATCGATTCTGACGGTTTCCAGGAGGTTCGTTCCAAGAAGAATGTCAAAGAGTCTCGACACGGGCAAAAGGAGGAGACGAAACCGCTGAAACGCGAGAAAGAGAAGGACAGAGAGCGCGATCGTTCGAAGTCGAAGGCGAACGGAGGTGGTTCGCAGACCGCTTCGTCGTTGCAACAAGTGCAGAATGTGCCGTCTCTGTTGAGTCAAACCATTCCACAACCAGCGAGCATGCTGCAAAAGCAGCACGACAGAAGGCGAGGACCGAAGCTCGCGCCCAGATTCCAAAAGCAATTGGCaaagcagcaacaacagcagatGTGCACGTCGGAGCCGAACGATCCTAGTAAACCTAGCAACTCGAGTAACGCCTACAGCGGCAAGGATTCGTCGTCGGGGGGACCGGCGCCGCCGCCCTCTGTCAACGCTTGGGACAAACCGTTCACCAGTCAGCTGCGCTCGACCTCGCCGTCCGCTGTTTCCGCCGATCTTCCATTGATGGCCGGCATGTCGTCGCAGAACGATCACAGTCACGGTCACGGTCACGGTCATGGCCACGGTCACGTACACGTACACGGCCATGGGCACGAAATTAACGAGCAGACGAACTCTGGCAACAGTAGCCAACGAAACTCTCCAAACGGTGAGAAACCCGGCAGCTGCAGTGCCGGAGCTGGCAGCGGTGGCAGTGGAAGCGGAGGTGTCGGAGGAACTGGCAGCGGTGGCAAGACTTTGAAGGAGCAACACTCGGAGAAAAACTCTGTCCCCGATGTTTCTTCGCCGCCCGTCCAGACATTAATCTTCGAGAACACCAATTACTCGAAGACTACGAAGTCCACTCCTTCCGATCTCGCTGTCAAGACCAAGTTTCCCAGTCACATGAAGAaccaacaacaacagcaacgcGTCGAAAAACGCGCGGATTTGGACGATGAGAGCGGTGGCGGCAGCGGGGGACCCTCCGGAATgccacaacaacaacagcaacaacaacagagCCTTCCGGTTGCATTTTCGAATAAGCCGAACGATCTGATGAAAGACAAGAACCAGGAGCCGATTCAAATGCCGTTGTCCTTCAACAAAAACGAGGACAACGCCGACATGAAGTTGGACTTCACGTTCGATTCAGACCTCTCACAGTTAACGGAAGACAAGAACAAGAGCTTGGGAATGGCGCGATCCATGCACATGGCCACCGGCCAGAGCACCATCTCGCCCTCCACCGCCGAGCTCAACTTGAAAATCGCTTCGGTGAAGAAAGTTTGGGAAAACGTGCCGCCGATGCCAACGGTGGTCGAGCACGAGGATGGAAACGTAGTCAGTAGCGCTAACACGTTCCCTCAGGCGTTCGAAAGTGCGGACGTCGACGATAGCTACAGTCCGCACCAACAGtacaatcaaaataacatgaaaAGTGAAATAACCACTTCCACGAACGTGTGCAAG GTGAAGCCGCAGCAACAGTCTTCGGGAAGCAGCAGCGGTCAATCGGGTTCAACGGTTCCCGGACCAAGCCCCATCGGAGCGGGTCAGAGTCCAATTGGTCATCCTCCGGTCAGTCTTCAAGGACCATTGAGCCCTCCTCCGTTCAATTCCACGGGACAACCGTCTCACATCAACTATCAG GAATTTCCTCAATACCCGGCCTCTCAAGCCGCTCAATACGGTAGCATGTCTGCGATACCCTCCCCACCAGCCGTGTTGTTTAACACAGGTTCCGGCCAGCTTCCGGCTCAAGCGGGAGGTCTTTACGGGACGTTTCAATTAGATCAAAGCCGATCTCCTTTTACTCAATACCCGCCGTACGCGCCGTCCCTGCAAAATTCGTTTAGCCAGCAGAACCTCTATTTGCAACAACCACCGCCACCGCCTCCGCACGCGCCAAACGCGCCTACCCCGGAGATGTATCAGAGCAACCTCTCTCAGTATCGCATT ACCGCAGCTGCCGCACCACCGTTTGGACAAAACCAACAGCTCAGCAACAATCCGAATACGGTTCTAATTAGTTCCTCCTCGAATTCTCTGATGTCGGCGAGCGTGAAGCCGTCCTCGCAACCAATCGGCGCCATTGGAACAAAGGCGCCGCATTTTCAAGCACCGTCTGCGCCGCAACCGAATCCA TTGACGTACATACCCTACGATCCGAACCAAGTACTGGGGGTGAGCGGCAGTTACATGGGCAATtcccaattggtacaaagaccCGGTCCAAACGTGCAAGCTTCAGCCAATAGTTACTACAGCGCCACTTCGGCTG ATGTGTTCACCGGTTCGCAAACAGGTTTTTATCAACCGGGTGGCGCCACTCAACAAACCGGCACTCATTACGGAATGCAAGGATTCGGTCAGCACAGCCAGAATTTGGCAACCGGTAGCGCCACACCCGTTGGATTACAAAATTTCAGCTCTGGCTTTTTATCTAGTTCCGGTTTACAGATTGCCGCGGCCGCGGCGGCTCAGCAGTTTCGTAATCCTACCGGTGGACTTCCAGGACCAGCGAACGCTGGTCCCACGTTTCTCAGCAAACATCAGCCACAGGAGCAACCTAGACAATTGAAGAGCCCGTCAGGAAATCAACAAGATGTTCTTGCATCGGTTTTCAGTTCCA CACCACAAATACCATCTCCCAAATCAAGAAACTGTAAACAACAATCTTCGTCCCAACAGCCCCAACCAAGTCCCACACAGCATCACAAATATCAGCAGTATCAAGGCGTTAGTCAATCTGCTTTGGTAAGCAGTTACAGTAACTAC GTTTTGCAGCAAAATGTACGCGGCATGGGAATGCCACCGCGTCCCGGTATACAACCGTCGCAACAACGATACCCACCACCGATTCAGAGACCGGTTGTTCCATTCACGCCGGGCCCAAATCCAAACAATCCTACTCAACAGCAACCGAATTGCATGCCGtcgcagcaacaacagcaacaacaaccgcAAACGCAAATCAATCGTCACAGACCCAATATGcatcaacagcaacaacagcaacaacgtAACATGAAAATGCAACAGCAATATTACTCTACTCAAG GAAACGTGAAAATGGATACAACCGAAAAAACGGATTCTCACAATGACAAGATTAACGACAACGGCTCCGGTACGCAACAAGGAAGCACCAAGGCAAACGTCAATCAACAGGACAATGACAATAAAGAAGAAGTGAACCAACAAAATGAGTGA